The following are encoded in a window of bacterium SCSIO 12643 genomic DNA:
- a CDS encoding TonB-dependent receptor gives MNQYKLIWFSLLTVISLSSFTQNLTQTVRGTVIDKDTQQPIIGANVIIVGSDPFQGASTDINGQFIIKNVAVGRVSLEVTALGYEPQMLSNIVVESAKETVLHIETIEAYEMLNQVTITAQEERGESINKMATVSAKTVTVEETGRYAGSLNDPARMVSAFAGVVGDAEGNNDIVVRGNSPRGILWRLEGIEIPNPNHFADEGSTGGPVNTLNATMLANSDFFSGAFAPEYGNALSGVFDTKFRTGNNQKSERSFSIGVLGTDITLEGPFSSNYNGSYLVNYRYSTLDLLDAAGILQFGGIPKYQDASFKINLPSKKWGNFSIFGLGGLSAINQKYEDEDTQEVVSKTEVKDAVGVIGINHNYIVGKSSYFHSYVSASGTSNKIFDQTKDEVRNEFYDSYVQDFKKSTYRFSTSFHHKFNRKNTLKTGVIYSILNYNMGSTVNDDNTVPVDYIRASGKTSMIQGYSTWKHRLTNDITMVSGLHFTQLYLNNNYALEPRLGLKWNMNQKEYVSFGFGMHSKVESISVYMANVEGQEGTYANQDLELTKSIHLVAGFGHNFNPYLTLKSEVYYQHLYDVPVKNDPNSAYSMINQSTSYINIPLVSEGTGTNYGIELTLERYFHNQFYYMLTSSLYQSKYTALDKIERDSRYNANYASNVVVGKEFNLKSTKKNKTLAVNIKASLLGGNRYTPIDLEQSIIENETVYDESRIYGAKGDDIFFLNLGMTYRINRKKVTHEVKLDIQNITNNKAAVGYYYDDTNQKIGEYYQLSLIPNLMYIIKF, from the coding sequence ATGAATCAATATAAACTCATCTGGTTTTCACTCCTCACTGTGATTTCATTAAGCTCGTTTACTCAAAATTTAACGCAAACCGTAAGAGGAACTGTTATCGATAAAGACACGCAACAGCCCATTATTGGGGCCAATGTGATCATTGTTGGAAGTGATCCCTTTCAAGGAGCCAGTACAGACATTAACGGTCAATTTATAATCAAAAACGTAGCCGTAGGGCGTGTTAGTTTAGAAGTAACCGCCTTAGGCTACGAACCACAAATGTTATCCAATATTGTAGTTGAATCAGCCAAAGAAACCGTTTTACATATCGAAACCATAGAAGCCTATGAAATGTTGAATCAGGTGACTATTACAGCACAGGAAGAACGGGGTGAATCCATTAATAAAATGGCTACCGTGAGTGCCAAAACCGTTACTGTTGAGGAAACCGGAAGGTATGCGGGTTCTTTGAATGATCCTGCCCGTATGGTTTCAGCCTTTGCTGGAGTTGTTGGAGATGCTGAGGGAAATAATGATATTGTTGTACGTGGAAACTCTCCCAGAGGAATTTTATGGCGCTTAGAAGGTATCGAAATTCCAAACCCAAATCACTTTGCAGATGAAGGCAGTACTGGTGGTCCTGTAAACACATTAAATGCAACGATGTTAGCCAATTCTGATTTCTTTTCTGGAGCTTTTGCCCCGGAATACGGAAATGCACTTTCAGGGGTATTTGATACTAAATTCCGAACAGGAAACAATCAAAAAAGCGAACGTTCTTTCTCAATTGGGGTATTGGGAACAGATATCACTCTGGAAGGACCTTTTAGTTCTAACTACAATGGCTCATATCTGGTGAACTACCGTTATTCAACTTTGGATTTACTAGACGCTGCCGGGATTCTACAATTTGGTGGAATTCCTAAATATCAGGATGCTTCATTCAAAATCAATCTTCCATCCAAAAAATGGGGAAACTTCTCCATTTTTGGATTAGGCGGACTAAGTGCTATTAATCAGAAATATGAGGATGAAGATACACAGGAAGTGGTGAGTAAAACAGAGGTCAAAGACGCTGTAGGTGTGATCGGAATTAATCACAATTATATCGTGGGTAAAAGCAGTTACTTTCATTCTTACGTTTCCGCTTCCGGAACCAGCAACAAAATATTCGATCAGACCAAAGATGAGGTCAGAAATGAATTTTATGATAGCTACGTTCAGGATTTTAAAAAGAGTACTTATCGATTCTCAACTTCGTTCCATCATAAATTCAACAGAAAAAACACGCTAAAAACAGGTGTGATCTATTCCATTCTGAACTACAATATGGGTTCTACAGTAAATGATGACAACACTGTTCCCGTGGATTATATCAGAGCCTCTGGTAAAACATCTATGATTCAAGGATATTCTACCTGGAAACACCGTTTAACCAATGACATTACCATGGTAAGTGGGCTTCACTTTACTCAACTTTATCTCAATAACAATTATGCTTTAGAACCGCGCCTTGGTTTAAAGTGGAATATGAATCAAAAAGAATATGTTTCGTTTGGTTTCGGAATGCATAGCAAAGTAGAAAGCATTTCCGTTTATATGGCGAATGTTGAAGGGCAAGAAGGTACATATGCCAATCAGGATTTAGAACTCACCAAGTCCATTCATCTGGTAGCGGGTTTTGGACACAACTTCAATCCATATCTCACTTTAAAATCTGAGGTTTATTACCAACATTTGTACGATGTTCCTGTGAAAAATGATCCGAATAGCGCCTATTCCATGATCAATCAATCTACGAGCTATATTAACATTCCATTGGTTAGCGAAGGTACAGGAACCAACTATGGTATTGAATTGACGTTGGAGCGTTATTTCCACAATCAGTTCTACTATATGTTGACTTCATCTTTATACCAGTCAAAATACACCGCGTTGGACAAAATAGAGAGAGACTCCAGATACAATGCCAATTATGCCTCCAATGTGGTGGTGGGAAAAGAATTTAATTTGAAATCTACCAAGAAAAACAAAACATTGGCAGTTAATATCAAAGCTTCTTTGCTTGGGGGAAACAGATACACTCCAATTGATCTGGAACAATCGATCATTGAAAACGAAACCGTTTATGATGAATCCAGAATCTATGGAGCAAAAGGTGATGATATTTTCTTCTTAAATTTAGGAATGACCTACAGAATCAATAGAAAAAAGGTAACCCATGAAGTCAAATTAGATATCCAGAATATCACCAACAACAAAGCCGCAGTAGGTTACTATTATGACGACACCAATCAGAAAATCGGAGAGTATTATCAATTGTCTTTGATTCCCAACCTGATGTACATTATTAAATTCTA